One genomic window of Desulfurococcus mucosus DSM 2162 includes the following:
- a CDS encoding transglutaminase-like domain-containing protein yields MKAPHTATLIMVMLSLLSNLYATPTVAVPETCETLYFINAIKVYNSTINETLMLETPQNITLVEGFYQNSSAIYVYNLEFNETAGYFTFKVAMNQSFFGFFVSEVTVCHPEGSALLDYYSKALGDPSYTPVPNSTMPHELVEKYVRKPYAKVTNVVVPAFEEWFNETHGVPASSASVFGLAVNAAFFTYRYYFTYNASDLPRTIDEVVDSRQGDCDDMSRVLVELLSYYGIPAVIASGYVYIRDIGVNGVLSTKIGNVTYVFKHNGPHAFVLAYIPGLGWISLDFLAGSLLDYSFVFEGYTRETYVNETEVGEVVDLHREITAVQVFSIMERNEYLSMFSGPDFTLPARMEAFIESLAGGPGGKPTSPTTTPTTTTMTTPYTTTGIQSQPAQTTSGAATSGGMHVDGRLPVILVVLAVAVFTLLVAIWLSRRRLTSSVSSPP; encoded by the coding sequence TTGAAGGCACCTCATACAGCAACCCTTATCATGGTCATGCTTTCACTGCTCTCAAACCTCTACGCAACACCCACGGTGGCCGTGCCGGAGACCTGTGAAACCCTCTACTTTATTAACGCGATTAAAGTATACAACTCAACAATCAACGAGACACTTATGCTTGAAACCCCGCAGAACATAACGCTTGTCGAAGGCTTCTATCAGAATTCATCAGCGATCTACGTGTACAACCTGGAGTTTAATGAGACCGCGGGCTACTTCACTTTTAAAGTGGCGATGAATCAAAGTTTCTTCGGATTCTTCGTATCCGAGGTCACCGTATGCCACCCGGAGGGCTCGGCACTCCTAGACTACTATTCGAAAGCCCTAGGGGACCCCTCGTATACCCCGGTTCCAAATAGTACCATGCCGCATGAGCTCGTTGAGAAATACGTGAGGAAGCCGTATGCCAAGGTAACCAATGTAGTAGTACCAGCCTTCGAGGAATGGTTTAATGAAACACACGGGGTTCCAGCTTCCTCTGCCAGCGTGTTCGGCCTGGCTGTGAACGCGGCCTTCTTCACGTACAGATACTACTTCACGTATAATGCGTCAGATCTCCCCAGGACGATCGACGAAGTAGTGGACTCCAGGCAGGGCGACTGCGATGACATGTCGCGTGTACTAGTGGAACTGTTAAGCTACTACGGCATACCCGCAGTAATAGCCTCAGGCTACGTGTACATACGTGACATAGGTGTTAACGGGGTACTCTCCACCAAGATAGGTAATGTGACATACGTCTTCAAGCATAATGGCCCCCATGCATTCGTCCTCGCATACATACCTGGGCTAGGGTGGATTTCACTGGACTTTCTAGCAGGTAGCCTACTCGACTATTCATTCGTCTTCGAGGGCTATACGCGTGAAACATACGTGAATGAAACAGAGGTCGGAGAAGTGGTGGATCTCCACAGGGAGATCACGGCTGTCCAGGTATTCTCAATCATGGAGAGAAACGAGTATCTCTCAATGTTCAGTGGCCCCGACTTCACGTTACCCGCAAGGATGGAGGCGTTCATTGAGAGCCTGGCCGGCGGCCCCGGGGGGAAGCCAACGTCACCGACCACCACGCCCACCACTACCACGATGACCACGCCTTACACGACTACTGGCATCCAGTCGCAGCCTGCACAAACCACTAGTGGTGCCGCCACTAGTGGAGGGATGCATGTGGATGGCCGACTACCCGTGATACTAGTGGTGCTCGCGGTGGCAGTGTTTACTCTACTTG
- a CDS encoding class I SAM-dependent methyltransferase yields MARGSLIKELAREILGEEKAGKVWKRVEFIGDLALIRVPLGMEPWELKPLAEELLKRFNFVKSVWAAIPGVEGPYRLRSHVLLAGEERSETIYREHGCVFKVDINKVYISPSLNYEHLRIARLTRPGETVLNMFAGAGLFSIIIARHAAPRKVYSIDINPYAYQYMVENIRLNHVEDIVEPILGDAGEVVDSRLSNSSDRVLMPYPELALDYLDKALKALRGGRGWIHVYLHVKTLKGEHYLVKAEEALRKRLESLGLGSYEIAGKRKIRNVGPRMHQVVLDVKIP; encoded by the coding sequence ATGGCTAGAGGTAGCCTAATAAAGGAGCTGGCCAGGGAGATCCTCGGCGAGGAGAAGGCTGGAAAAGTATGGAAGAGAGTCGAGTTCATCGGGGATCTAGCCCTGATAAGGGTTCCACTCGGCATGGAGCCCTGGGAGTTGAAACCATTAGCTGAAGAGCTCCTTAAGCGCTTCAACTTTGTTAAAAGCGTGTGGGCAGCGATCCCAGGTGTTGAGGGACCCTACAGGTTAAGAAGCCATGTACTGCTCGCCGGGGAGGAGAGGAGTGAGACCATATATAGGGAGCATGGATGCGTCTTCAAGGTGGATATAAACAAAGTATACATATCGCCCAGCCTAAACTACGAGCACCTTAGGATCGCACGCTTAACGAGACCCGGCGAAACAGTGTTAAACATGTTTGCAGGAGCCGGGTTGTTCAGCATAATAATAGCTAGGCATGCAGCCCCTAGGAAAGTATACAGCATAGACATCAACCCGTACGCCTACCAATACATGGTTGAAAACATAAGGCTGAACCACGTGGAGGATATTGTTGAACCAATCCTAGGGGACGCAGGAGAAGTTGTAGACTCAAGGCTCTCCAACTCAAGCGACAGAGTTCTCATGCCATACCCCGAGCTAGCCCTCGACTACCTTGACAAGGCGTTAAAGGCGCTGAGGGGTGGAAGGGGCTGGATACATGTATACCTCCACGTGAAGACGCTCAAAGGAGAGCACTACCTGGTTAAAGCTGAAGAAGCATTAAGGAAGAGGCTTGAATCACTAGGCCTAGGAAGCTACGAGATAGCCGGGAAGAGGAAGATAAGGAACGTTGGCCCCCGCATGCACCAGGTTGTGCTAGACGTTAAAATCCCCTGA
- a CDS encoding endonuclease III domain-containing protein, translating to MRKTHRLEQGDFAVSEKHIETTSLFEVLVAVVLSQNTSDRNAVKAIARLREIGQGRITPQVILSMEQHMLEGILRPAGMYRNRARVLRKLAELFQEPGFTERLTAEVTRAGDVNEARRRLMELPGVGEKTADVVLLRYFGIPVFPVDTHISRITRRMGFTETGRYSDVSSFWMENTSPWNYLELHLYLITHGRRICKARKPLCDECVLRDLCKHYQQGRLSLY from the coding sequence TTGCGGAAGACACATAGACTCGAGCAAGGAGACTTCGCAGTATCCGAGAAACACATAGAGACAACCTCATTATTCGAGGTGCTCGTAGCAGTAGTGCTAAGCCAGAACACTAGTGATAGAAACGCCGTCAAGGCCATAGCGAGGCTAAGGGAGATCGGGCAGGGGAGGATCACCCCGCAGGTAATCCTCTCAATGGAGCAACACATGCTGGAAGGCATCTTGAGGCCTGCAGGCATGTACAGGAACAGGGCTAGGGTTTTGAGGAAGCTGGCTGAACTATTCCAAGAGCCGGGTTTCACCGAGAGGCTTACCGCTGAGGTGACTCGTGCAGGCGACGTGAATGAAGCACGGAGACGACTCATGGAGTTACCGGGGGTAGGTGAAAAAACCGCCGACGTAGTGCTCTTAAGGTACTTCGGTATACCGGTGTTTCCAGTCGACACCCATATATCAAGGATAACTAGGCGCATGGGGTTTACTGAGACGGGCCGGTACAGCGATGTCTCATCGTTCTGGATGGAGAACACGAGTCCATGGAACTACCTGGAGCTACATCTATACCTGATAACACATGGTAGAAGGATTTGCAAGGCACGGAAACCGCTTTGCGACGAATGCGTCCTCAGGGATCTATGTAAACACTACCAGCAGGGTAGGCTATCACTATACTAG
- the asnS gene encoding asparagine--tRNA ligase: MEYRSIADVMNKDMIGAHVCIRGWIYRRSVVGGKAFIRVRDSSGVIQVVVDSGRLGEELVNELKNIGLEASVMACGTVREEPRAPGGYELEAESFKITGYSRDFPIKGGEGLEYLLDNRHLWIRSPRFAKILKVKHTVLEAGREYFTSNGWWEVNPPILTASACEGGATLFPVDYFGQKAYLSQSAQLYLEALIYVLEKVWSLTPSFRAERSRTRRHLAEYWHLEPEAAWYTMEDMMRVAEELVSHIVRRVLEERRGDLIDLGRNIERLKPAAEPPYPRIRYDEAVEILQKKGVNIKWGDDLGADEERILTMEFEKPFFVTHFPRQIKSFYMKVDPSNPNVVLGFDLLAPEGYGEIIGGGEREDNYDVLYQKIVEQGLNPDDYKWYLDLRRYGSVPHSGFGLGVERATMWIAGLDHIRDTLPFPRFRGRIYP, from the coding sequence ATGGAATACAGGAGTATAGCTGATGTAATGAACAAGGATATGATAGGGGCACACGTATGCATAAGGGGCTGGATATACAGGAGGAGTGTCGTAGGTGGTAAAGCCTTCATCAGGGTCAGGGATTCCTCAGGCGTAATACAGGTCGTTGTAGACTCGGGTAGACTTGGCGAGGAGCTCGTCAACGAATTGAAGAACATAGGTCTAGAAGCCAGTGTCATGGCATGTGGCACGGTAAGGGAGGAGCCCCGTGCCCCAGGGGGATACGAGCTGGAGGCAGAGTCATTCAAGATAACCGGGTACAGCAGAGACTTTCCGATAAAAGGTGGTGAAGGCCTAGAATACCTGCTCGACAACCGTCACTTATGGATCAGGAGTCCCCGCTTCGCTAAAATCCTTAAGGTCAAGCACACCGTTCTAGAAGCCGGCAGGGAGTATTTCACATCTAACGGATGGTGGGAGGTGAACCCCCCGATACTCACCGCCTCAGCCTGTGAAGGAGGAGCAACACTCTTCCCCGTTGATTACTTTGGGCAGAAAGCATATCTCAGTCAGAGTGCGCAATTATACCTAGAGGCCTTGATCTACGTCCTAGAGAAGGTTTGGAGCCTTACACCAAGCTTCAGAGCTGAGAGATCGAGGACGAGGCGTCACCTCGCCGAGTACTGGCACCTGGAGCCTGAGGCAGCATGGTACACCATGGAGGACATGATGAGGGTTGCAGAGGAGCTCGTATCCCATATAGTTAGAAGGGTTCTAGAGGAGAGGAGGGGTGATCTCATAGATCTCGGGAGGAACATAGAGAGGCTTAAACCAGCTGCAGAACCCCCGTATCCACGGATAAGGTATGATGAAGCAGTGGAGATCCTGCAGAAGAAGGGCGTTAACATCAAGTGGGGGGATGACCTTGGAGCCGATGAGGAAAGGATTCTAACCATGGAGTTCGAGAAACCCTTCTTCGTCACACACTTCCCGAGGCAGATAAAGAGCTTCTACATGAAGGTCGACCCATCAAACCCAAACGTAGTGTTAGGCTTCGACCTCCTTGCACCAGAAGGCTATGGTGAGATAATCGGCGGCGGGGAACGCGAGGACAACTATGATGTACTCTACCAGAAGATCGTGGAGCAGGGCTTGAACCCGGATGACTACAAGTGGTACCTGGATCTAAGGAGGTACGGTAGCGTCCCCCATAGCGGCTTCGGGCTCGGCGTTGAGAGAGCTACCATGTGGATCGCTGGGTTAGACCATATAAGGGACACGCTTCCCTTCCCAAGGTTCAGGGGGAGGATCTATCCATAG
- the rimI gene encoding ribosomal protein S18-alanine N-acetyltransferase, which yields MERLRNEAPGYSIRNATSSDIDRVIEINMVALPEHYPRGFFEELYEDYGKAFYVAEAPSGEVVGYIMTRVEWKPGFFHRFLARSGHVVSIAVLSEHRGKSLGYALMAHAMRSMYYEYKCNETYLEVRVSNTPAISLYEKLGYSKVKVEKGYYLDGEDAYVMARELP from the coding sequence TTGGAGAGGTTGCGCAACGAGGCCCCTGGATACAGTATCAGGAATGCTACCAGTAGCGACATCGACAGAGTCATAGAGATAAACATGGTTGCGTTACCAGAACACTATCCCAGAGGCTTCTTCGAGGAGCTGTACGAGGACTACGGTAAAGCCTTCTACGTGGCTGAAGCACCGTCAGGCGAGGTAGTCGGCTACATTATGACGCGTGTCGAGTGGAAACCAGGGTTTTTCCACAGGTTCCTCGCGAGAAGCGGTCACGTGGTTAGCATAGCGGTTTTAAGTGAGCATAGAGGGAAGAGCCTCGGGTATGCCTTAATGGCCCATGCAATGAGATCCATGTACTACGAGTACAAGTGTAATGAGACATACCTGGAGGTAAGGGTATCCAACACCCCGGCGATCTCCCTCTACGAGAAGCTCGGATACAGTAAAGTGAAGGTTGAAAAGGGATACTACCTTGACGGTGAGGACGCATACGTAATGGCCAGAGAGCTTCCATAG
- the coaBC gene encoding bifunctional phosphopantothenoylcysteine decarboxylase/phosphopantothenate--cysteine ligase CoaBC, producing MTEEITRYLHQPLQGRNLVLGLTASSSIYKSIDLARRLIRMGGSVRVVLTKRSLTLIGPDLVHWATGSKPFHEMSGETEHIDLARWGDAMIIAPATLNTMAKIAGGVLDELLTLTAVTMMGSGKKVMLVPAMNLRLMNSPQYKRITGILEEYGAIIVPPMVEEDKAKYPPLDDLSHCIDAVVNRGLDLRGRRVLVTAGPTREHIDPVRVITNPSSGLMGVLVARELACRGASVDLVHGPMAVKPPYTVRAFGVESASEMADKIRELTSIVNYDAAVFAAAPADYKPATTMQTKISTREKPVLELRLEPTPKTIRAIVKRPRVLVAFAAETCGGEELVERALHKAADYGADLVVGNNVSSSNAGFGKDMLDVVMVSEGKVLDKGYKLKAEVARVIGDFIASRLHA from the coding sequence ATGACTGAGGAAATAACCAGGTATCTCCACCAACCCCTCCAGGGAAGAAACCTTGTCCTCGGTTTAACCGCGAGCTCCTCCATATATAAGTCCATAGATCTAGCGAGGAGGCTCATACGCATGGGGGGAAGCGTGAGGGTAGTGCTGACCAAGAGATCCCTGACGTTAATAGGCCCAGACCTAGTCCACTGGGCGACAGGCAGTAAGCCATTCCACGAGATGAGCGGTGAGACGGAGCACATAGATCTAGCACGCTGGGGGGACGCGATGATCATAGCCCCGGCTACACTCAACACCATGGCTAAGATCGCGGGCGGGGTCTTAGACGAGTTGCTGACGCTTACAGCAGTTACAATGATGGGGTCTGGGAAGAAAGTGATGCTGGTGCCAGCTATGAACCTCCGCTTAATGAATTCCCCCCAGTATAAGAGGATCACAGGGATCCTTGAAGAATACGGTGCCATCATAGTGCCACCCATGGTGGAGGAGGATAAGGCAAAGTATCCCCCGCTAGATGACCTTTCACACTGCATTGATGCCGTAGTCAACAGAGGGCTTGATCTAAGGGGGCGCAGGGTTCTCGTGACAGCAGGCCCTACACGGGAGCACATAGACCCGGTCAGAGTAATAACTAATCCTAGTAGTGGCTTAATGGGGGTTCTAGTAGCTAGGGAGCTAGCCTGCAGAGGAGCATCCGTTGACCTGGTGCACGGTCCCATGGCCGTTAAGCCGCCTTACACCGTCAGAGCCTTCGGGGTTGAATCAGCCAGTGAGATGGCTGACAAGATCAGGGAGCTGACGAGCATAGTGAACTATGATGCAGCCGTCTTCGCTGCAGCACCAGCAGACTATAAGCCCGCGACCACAATGCAAACAAAGATCTCTACACGGGAGAAACCCGTCCTCGAGCTGAGGCTGGAGCCTACTCCCAAGACTATAAGAGCCATTGTTAAGAGACCCAGGGTGCTCGTAGCGTTCGCTGCCGAGACATGCGGCGGTGAAGAACTGGTTGAGCGAGCCCTCCACAAGGCAGCTGACTACGGTGCCGACTTAGTCGTAGGCAACAATGTCTCATCAAGCAACGCGGGCTTCGGAAAGGATATGCTTGACGTAGTAATGGTCTCCGAGGGAAAGGTACTGGATAAGGGGTACAAGCTCAAGGCCGAGGTCGCCAGGGTGATAGGGGACTTCATAGCGAGCCGCCTTCACGCCTAG
- a CDS encoding 4-phosphopantoate--beta-alanine ligase: MNIPPNHPRRESLLIRERLVEGFKKGVVAPEGLIAHGRGECFDYLLGERTHDFALKAARVAVAHMLLAKHPVISVNGNTAALVPREIVELAETVGAKIEVNLFYRTREREEAVARQLLEHGAVEVLGVGEDASATIPELFSERRRVSPRGILIADVVLVPLEDGDRTEALRRMGKTVIAVDLNPLSRTARAASVTIVDNIVRAIPLMIKEAKQLKSMEKARLEEMIRSYDNNAVLQEALRAILERLRELSSSQLLINP; the protein is encoded by the coding sequence TTGAATATTCCACCAAATCACCCGCGAAGAGAGAGCCTGCTAATCAGGGAGAGACTGGTTGAAGGCTTTAAGAAAGGCGTCGTGGCCCCAGAAGGGTTGATAGCGCATGGACGGGGAGAGTGTTTTGACTACCTCCTCGGTGAGAGAACGCATGATTTCGCCTTGAAGGCGGCTAGGGTTGCAGTAGCACACATGCTGCTGGCCAAGCACCCGGTGATCTCGGTTAACGGTAATACGGCTGCCCTTGTCCCACGGGAGATCGTTGAACTCGCTGAGACCGTGGGGGCGAAGATAGAGGTCAACCTGTTCTACAGAACCAGGGAGAGAGAGGAAGCCGTGGCCAGGCAGCTATTAGAGCACGGTGCAGTAGAGGTGCTCGGGGTCGGAGAAGACGCATCCGCCACGATACCGGAGCTATTCAGTGAGAGGAGGCGTGTGAGCCCCCGAGGAATACTTATAGCGGACGTGGTCCTGGTCCCCCTGGAGGATGGTGACAGGACGGAGGCTTTAAGGAGGATGGGTAAGACGGTTATAGCGGTAGATTTAAACCCGTTATCGAGGACTGCACGTGCAGCATCAGTCACCATAGTGGACAACATAGTGAGAGCAATACCCCTGATGATCAAGGAGGCTAAGCAACTTAAATCCATGGAGAAGGCGAGGCTTGAGGAGATGATTAGGAGCTACGATAACAACGCTGTGCTCCAGGAGGCCCTCAGGGCGATCCTTGAAAGACTAAGAGAGCTGTCGTCTTCTCAACTCCTCATTAACCCGTAG
- a CDS encoding pantoate kinase has protein sequence MRVKVPLHVSGLWIPFKSENPLETGSYGAGLNLDLYMEAEATAGDCGIRVNNETVLRDQSLEICSGGPGVSVGAYSPVSLGSGFGLSAGLLIAHALAAYRAKGLPSLRAFQVAHVLEVKYSTGLGDVLSEYTGGFAIRLKPGAPGVGVAHRVMLPENPVLVVGELPYREPTHMMLSRISSSLYSEAFSYYRRIVETEDLHEFFTYSQAFTRRIFDYSTVDKVLQGVKGVVSFYLKKAALVIWVEDEYALEVSELLGSKGVKVFTTRVSSRGVTVEYSTKSPAKREPANQGETG, from the coding sequence TTGAGGGTCAAGGTGCCTCTCCACGTCTCCGGGCTATGGATACCCTTCAAGTCGGAAAACCCCCTTGAGACAGGTAGCTATGGGGCTGGGTTGAACCTCGACCTATACATGGAGGCTGAGGCTACTGCAGGGGACTGCGGTATTAGGGTAAACAACGAGACTGTTCTAAGGGATCAATCCCTCGAGATATGCAGCGGGGGCCCAGGGGTAAGTGTAGGCGCGTATTCACCTGTATCACTGGGAAGCGGCTTCGGCTTGTCGGCCGGCCTCCTGATAGCGCACGCTCTTGCAGCATACCGTGCCAAGGGGCTTCCATCACTTAGAGCGTTTCAAGTAGCGCATGTCCTCGAGGTGAAATACTCAACGGGGCTTGGCGACGTCCTCTCCGAGTACACTGGGGGTTTCGCCATACGCTTAAAGCCTGGTGCTCCAGGTGTTGGAGTGGCTCACCGAGTAATGCTCCCCGAGAATCCTGTGCTAGTGGTGGGGGAGCTACCCTACAGGGAGCCCACACATATGATGCTATCTAGAATAAGCAGTAGCCTATACAGTGAGGCATTCTCCTACTATAGGAGAATCGTTGAAACCGAGGATCTACACGAGTTCTTCACGTATTCCCAGGCATTCACTAGGAGGATATTTGACTACTCCACGGTCGACAAGGTTCTGCAAGGCGTGAAGGGTGTGGTATCGTTCTACCTTAAGAAAGCGGCTCTCGTGATATGGGTTGAGGATGAGTACGCATTAGAGGTATCTGAGTTATTAGGCAGCAAGGGGGTAAAGGTGTTCACGACAAGGGTTTCAAGCAGAGGTGTCACAGTTGAATATTCCACCAAATCACCCGCGAAGAGAGAGCCTGCTAATCAGGGAGAGACTGGTTGA
- the apgM gene encoding 2,3-bisphosphoglycerate-independent phosphoglycerate mutase → MRHRLLYLVLDGMGDRLSDPVTTLELSVKPGLDWVARNSKCGLMYTVGKGIAPESDEAVISILGYDPHEVYTGRGPLEALGAGLEIREGYEVAFRANFATIDPSTRVIIDRRVGRSLSTAEAKELAKAVDGLELGIHEGYAKVVATIGHRAVVVIGSRRHRLSPMVDNNDPAYKRHGMVSVAVPSPSRKVPKIMPLDDTAEAKVAAEIANEFFERSLEILSKHPVNAERARKGLLPANAILMRDAGGSLPRAVKLPEKYGCRFAVLAEMPVEVGIGRAFGAETIIMEPPTGNPARDYEARLETALKALGDNHIVYVHLKGPDEPGHDGDVESKKKRIEEIDRYFVQPLIDEVRDKYALIVTADHATPPSVKAHTDDPVPVAFYMPGIEPDGVSRFTERDCGKGSLGLIEHGWLLLPGLIERYLSK, encoded by the coding sequence TTGAGGCATAGGCTGCTCTACCTAGTGCTGGACGGTATGGGTGATAGACTGAGCGACCCGGTGACAACCCTGGAGCTCAGTGTGAAACCCGGTTTAGACTGGGTTGCAAGGAACAGTAAATGCGGGTTAATGTATACTGTGGGTAAGGGGATAGCCCCTGAGAGCGATGAAGCAGTGATCTCGATCCTAGGGTACGATCCCCACGAGGTTTACACCGGGAGGGGGCCTCTCGAAGCGTTGGGTGCCGGGCTTGAGATAAGGGAGGGCTACGAGGTGGCTTTCAGAGCCAACTTCGCCACCATAGACCCATCTACACGTGTAATAATCGATAGAAGGGTGGGTAGGAGCCTCTCGACAGCGGAGGCTAAGGAGCTGGCTAAAGCAGTTGATGGATTGGAGCTAGGGATCCACGAGGGATACGCCAAGGTGGTTGCGACGATAGGGCATCGCGCAGTGGTGGTGATCGGCAGTAGAAGGCATAGGCTTTCACCAATGGTGGACAATAATGATCCAGCCTATAAGAGACATGGCATGGTCAGCGTGGCAGTGCCATCTCCATCTAGAAAAGTACCGAAGATAATGCCACTGGACGATACGGCTGAGGCGAAGGTAGCGGCCGAGATAGCGAACGAGTTCTTCGAGAGATCCCTTGAAATACTTTCAAAGCACCCTGTGAACGCGGAGAGAGCTAGAAAAGGCCTGCTCCCTGCAAACGCCATACTCATGAGGGATGCCGGTGGCTCACTACCCAGGGCGGTGAAGCTACCCGAGAAATACGGGTGCAGGTTTGCAGTGCTCGCCGAGATGCCTGTTGAAGTAGGCATAGGTAGAGCATTCGGTGCAGAAACAATAATAATGGAGCCGCCTACAGGGAACCCGGCCAGGGACTATGAGGCCAGGTTGGAGACGGCGCTCAAGGCACTCGGGGACAACCACATAGTCTACGTCCACTTGAAGGGCCCGGATGAGCCCGGCCACGACGGCGACGTGGAGTCCAAGAAGAAGAGGATCGAAGAGATAGACAGGTACTTTGTGCAACCATTAATAGATGAGGTAAGGGACAAGTATGCTTTAATAGTTACAGCCGACCACGCAACCCCTCCGAGCGTGAAGGCGCATACAGACGACCCGGTACCCGTGGCGTTCTACATGCCTGGCATAGAGCCGGATGGAGTCAGCAGGTTCACCGAGAGAGACTGTGGGAAAGGCAGCCTCGGGCTCATCGAGCACGGATGGCTCCTCCTACCAGGGTTGATCGAAAGATATCTCTCCAAGTAG
- a CDS encoding ABC transporter ATP-binding protein, translating to METYALQVRNLTKLYGRGSIGVRDLSFNVRSGEIYGLIGPNGSGKTTTLRIVATLIKPSSGEVLVYGVNAVKEPLKARQLINYLPEEAGAYRDLTGLDFIRFMLSLRFKGKALEETVEEAVGIADLGNSLRKPVRTYSKGMKRILALSVVLASKPKLMILDEPTTGLDVERSIYVRDLVKKYNRELGLTVLLSSHNMLEVERLCDRVGMLYKGRLIAEGPVDELKRQVAGRDLEDVFMKLKTVAEV from the coding sequence ATGGAGACATATGCTCTCCAAGTACGGAACCTCACTAAGCTGTATGGGCGGGGAAGCATCGGCGTAAGGGATCTAAGCTTCAATGTGCGGAGCGGTGAGATATACGGGTTAATAGGCCCTAATGGCAGCGGTAAGACAACGACTCTCCGGATAGTTGCAACACTCATAAAACCATCCTCCGGTGAAGTACTGGTGTACGGGGTTAACGCTGTGAAGGAGCCGTTGAAGGCGAGGCAGCTTATCAACTACCTCCCCGAGGAGGCAGGTGCGTACAGGGATTTAACAGGCTTAGACTTCATTAGATTCATGCTTTCACTAAGGTTCAAGGGGAAGGCACTCGAGGAGACTGTTGAAGAGGCTGTTGGAATAGCGGACCTCGGCAACAGCCTCAGGAAACCTGTTAGAACCTACAGTAAGGGCATGAAGAGGATACTGGCCTTAAGCGTTGTATTAGCCTCCAAGCCAAAACTGATGATCCTTGACGAGCCCACCACGGGCCTGGATGTCGAGAGAAGCATATATGTAAGGGATCTGGTTAAGAAGTACAACAGGGAGCTAGGCTTAACCGTGCTTCTCAGCAGCCATAACATGCTGGAGGTCGAGAGGCTCTGCGACCGCGTCGGCATGCTGTATAAGGGGAGGTTGATCGCCGAGGGCCCCGTCGATGAGTTGAAGAGGCAGGTGGCTGGAAGAGACTTAGAGGATGTATTCATGAAGCTTAAAACCGTGGCCGAGGTGTAA